The sequence CAAAGCATCGcagctacttgtgagctgcattggcatttcctcgaacatgagaggatggtgcagtatagtagagataagtatttccctcaattatgaaatcaaggttatcaatccagtaggagaaccaagcaacactatgtaaacaacacctgcacacaaacaacaaatagttgcaacccaacgcatagaggggttgtcaatccctcaatggtATTGAGAAAGATTAAATTGTATtggattggataaatagatctaactaaaacacaaaataaaattaaaaacttgcagcaaggtatttttaggatttttatataataaaagatagaccgggggccatagttttcactagaggcttctctcgagaaaatagcatacggtgggtaaacaaattactgttgggtagtTAACAGAAagtcaaataattatgacgatatccaaggcaatgaccatgtatataggcatcacgtccaatattagtagaccgaaacaattctgcatctactactattactctacacatcgacctctatccagcatgcatctagtgtattaagttcatggaaaaacggagtaatgcattaggcaagatgacatgatgtagacaagataaagtcacgtatgaataaaccccatattgttacccttaatagcaatgatacatttGTGTCATGTCTCTTtatgtcactgagattgagcaccacaagatcaaacccatcacacaGCACCTCTTCGCatggcaagaaaaaacaatctagttggccaaaccaaaccaataattcggagaagaaatacgaggctataacaatcttGCATAAAAGAGTTCGtagaaaaatcaaataatattcatggatagatctgatcataaactcacaattcataaTAAGGTTCTTAAAGCCTTCCACATGGAGGAGGGCATCACCTTCAACAACAACGCAAATGTCATTCCACTCTCTTTTTAGCGTCTGTAAAGTTGTTGTTGCCAAATGTTTAGTGTCAAATTGGTGATGATGTATTTCTTTTAATTTAATGCTTGTAGTTCTTGAACATATGTTGATTGTATGTTTGATGATATGAAAGATGTTCATCTATGTCTACATTAAAATTGGCATATAATTTCCTGTGAATTAGCTATTCTAATAATTAAATTATATAAAAATAAATGCTCGGACATAACATTGCACATGGTTTTCCTAACAAAAAGACTCGTGAGCCTCCGAACaacgcgcacgcttcttttaaagTGCTCGAATGCGATAGAAAACTTCATCGCACACATTTGTGCATCCATAATCATGTGTGAATACCGGACACGTTACACACAGTTCACCCTGAAAAACCGTTTGAGAGTGATAACACCATCAGACACGATTACTAATAAGGTAATTTTCTCGAAAAGATCGCTCATCCCAAACGGTTTCGGTTTTTCCTACGTGTGCGATCCTTCCTAAAATCGTACACCATTCTCTTCTGCCGACCATTTGAAAACACCCTTCCCATAGCACGCAATTTTCTTAGAACGCTGCTATGCGAATGATAAAGTTGCGCCCGACTTACGACCGACAAGTTGCGGCCACAATGAGATGGGTTTGGCCGGTACTTCTACCTCGCTTGATTCAAGCGTCGGGTGTATATCGGCCACGAAACATCGCGTGCACGGCAGTTTCGTTTTCTTATGGTGTGTGATGGTACCCCGATCGCCAATCAAGTCAAGCACACGGTTCCTGAAACAGTGTGCAATAGGGGTTCGAACTATGTGCATAGACCTTAATTGTACTAGTGTTTTTAGAGAACCTAAAGTTTGCACATTGGCTCTCCAAACTCTAAATATGGAAGgtactccaaaacagttctagtgGCTGCGATTTGGAGAATCTGCTAGAGTTGCTTGAAGATAGGGAACATGCACCTATAGTAACTCCACTCACCGGCTCTGGTTGCTGCTCCACGTCTTCCTCTCATTTAATTGATCAAATGGGATTTATAAGCACAACACAAAACATTTCGCCAGCTAGAAACTCAACCTTATATGGTCCAAGGAGCTAACCCTTTTAGCTATCTTGCTATAGCTAGGTTCTCTTTCACTTTCTATCTGTTGCACagatatttaaaaaaaaatcatgcatCACAATCCTACTGTTCACCAAAAAAAGAATAGCGAGTATTTACCAAGCTGAGCCGAATTGGGATTTTGAGCTCGTTGACTTGCTAACTAACGAATCTCTTTTAGTCGAGTTGAGCTCGCTCGACGTCCACATTAACAAATTATGATATGCGTGTATGCATAGTTAATATTACATTCAAGGTAAAGTCCAAAGAAAAATTCAAATCATGCATCTCTACTACTTAAAAGGAATGTAAGGTTTCCATTGCATCTTTTTTTTCACCATCCCTTTGTCCAACTgtcatgtatatgataatcaatcacttTAAATTACTTACCTTTTGAACCAACTCCATTTTactttacttaccaaacttctaatcaaaatataagatAATTCACGTGTAGAATTTGATGaatatttatttacacaatcgcattattatTGATAGGTAACTTACAAGCTAACATGCTAGgatatttatatcccgttgcaacgcacaggcattgtTCTAGTTCATGATTAAAGAGAATATAAATGAGTACTACAGATTTGATGGTCATCAAAACAACAAATTCCACCAACAAAATTGGATCAGAACTCAACTGTTCCTTGGACGATTCTTGTCATAAATTTTCTTACCTGCTATAATGTCCATAGGCGCAATAGTCAAGCATCCCCCGAGCTAACACGCCACCCTCCAAGTCCCATGAAAATGGTGGGGCAGCAACATTGTGAGCACATACAAAGACCAAAaagggaaagaaagaaaaaacaagacCAGCTAAAGTGCTGAACCATCACTTTCTAATTCTTTATGGCTGATTAACAGATGGTGATCACATGGTACCTCCATGTTTCTCCCAAACAAACCAGCACTACTTAATTAATCATCACTGTTATTAACCTAGCATCAGCGCCATCATCACATAACAGGTAGTAGTAGGGTGCTAATTAAATCCGTTAGCCATGATGATTCAATTTTGAGCGCACGGTGCAAGAAAGTGGAGACCGGGAGAAAACCAGGTAGGCCAACGTAGGGCTTAAATACAAACGGCTAGTACACGCATGCATGGCCACCTACACTTCCCTGGCGACATAATGCAATCACATGAACATTTCCCGCCCAAAACCCGGACACCACGTTCCTATACTTGCATGCACATCAATTTCTTTGACTTCCTACAGTAACCTCATTGTAGTAACTAAATAataatggaggtacatttttatGTGAAAAAAAAACAGAGAAAAGTATGCATACATGTAGATGTAAGACACTAGGCTTGTTTCTGGATCAGTTGCACCTGTTCTTACTTCCCTGGGAATATAAGAGGGGTTGTTGCACTTAACCATGGCAGCCCAGCTTTTGGCTATCTTTAGCATGGTGTGATAGGGGGGAAAACACAATCGTATGTCCCTCCCCATTTTTATCTTCTCTTGGCTCAAGGCCAGCACAAGGAATTAAAGCAAAAGGGGGGACAGACagactgaggagggcgaggaggaagaagaggagaaaagcCCAATTAAAGGCAGCTGCAGCAAGGCTggccttggtggtggtggtggtaatcTAGATTTCCTTTCTATCTTTAGGAGGAGAGGTAGCCGCTTTGGATTTGCGCATTTGCATTGCTCGTGCCTTGTGGAGAGGAGGCAGAGGAGAcagggcgggaggaggaggaggaggaggaggaagaaggtgggggGCGCCAAAGCAGAGGAGCCCTCCCCTGTTTCTTGCTCCTCCCCCTGGTTGGTTCTTGCTCCTCCTCTcgcttctttgtttctttcttggtcgACGGCACGGAGCCATGGGGTGCGCCGTGTCCAAGGGGGCGTCGCTAGGGTCACCGGGGTACGAGGTGTCGTCGGCGTCGGGGTACGAGGTGGTGCCCGGGagcgcgtcggcgtcggcgtcggcgtcgataTGGAGCAGGCCTGTGCGGCGGGAGGCGCTTGATCTTGGCGGGGATGGGGAGGATGACGAGGGCAAGGGCGCGCGCGGCAACGTCGTCGGTGGCACGGCTCGGCTGGGGAACCTGCACCGCTACATCGAGTGCGAGCAGGTGGCGGCCGGGTGGCCGGCGTGGCTCAGCGCCGTGGCCGCCGAGGCCGTGCAGGGCTGGGTCCCCCTCAAGGCCGAGAACTTCGAGAAGCTCGAGAAGGcaagctcgctcgctcgctcgctcttgACTCCTCTCGCGGCAattagaaagaaagaaagaaagaaagctcatcaatggcgggttgttgttgttggtgggTGCAGATCGGGCAGGGCACGTACAGCAGCGTGTTCCGCGCGCGGAGCCTTGAGACGGGCCGCCTGGTGGCGCTCAAGAAGGTGCGGTTCGACAGCGTGGAGCCGGAGAGCGTGCGCTTCATGGCGCGGGAGATCATCGTCCTCCGCCGCCTGCAGGGCCACCCCAACGTGATCGGCCTCCATGGCCTCATCACCTCCCGCTCCTCCGCCTGCATCTACCTCGTCTTCGAGTACATGGAGCACGACCTCGCCGGGCTCGcctcctcccccgacctctccttctccgagccCCAGGTAGGcacattgcattgcattgcattgcctTGTTACCATCATCACCACGGCATCCATCACACTAACTGATTGATGAATTTGGATGGTGCAGATCAAGTGCTACATGCGGCAGCTGCTGGCGGGGCTGGAGCACTGCCACGCGCGCGGGGTGATGCACCGGGACATCAAGTGCGCCAACCTGCTGGTGAGCAGCGACGGCGTGCTCAAGGTCGCCGACTTCGGCCTCGCCAACGTATTCTCCAACTCGCCCACGCAGCAGCAGCTCACCAGCCGCGTCGTCACGCTCTGGTACCGCCCGCCGGAGCTCCTCCTGGGCGCCACCGCCTACGACCCCTCCGTCGACCTCTGGAGCGCCGGCTGCGTCTTCGCCGAGCTGcacgcgcgccgccccgtcctccaggGCCGCACCGAGGTCGAGCAGATCCACAAGATCTTCAAGCTCTGCGGCTCGCCGCCCGACGCCTACTGGAACCGCGCCGGCATGTCGTCCAACGCCTCCGTCTTCCGCCCGCAGGCCCCCTACGAGAGCCGCCTCGCGGAGACCTTCGGCTCCGCCATGCCCGACGCCGCCTTCCGCCTCCTCGGCGCCCTCCTCTCCGTCGAGCCCGCAGAACGCGGCACAGCCTCCACCGCCCTCGCCTCCGACTACTTCTCCACGGAACCGTACGCATGCGAGCCGTCAAGCCTGCCCAAGTGCGCGCCAAACAAGGAGATGGACGCCAAGTTCCGGGAAGAGTCCAGGAGGAGGAACAACGCGCCGCCGACGGCGAAGCGGCTGTCAAGGGCGCACAAGAGCATGCAGGACACCAGCCAGAGGCATCACAGCCACGTCCACGCCGAAGAGTCGCTCCCCCTGGAAGTCGACGGCGGCCTGCGGCCCGAGCCGGCGACCGTTAGCGAGCGCCACGACAACGACGCCCCGCAGCCGGAGCCGCCGTGCACTAGGCAGACGCCCTGCAGCtgccaggaggaggaggacgcgccgGCGCCGACGCGGCTCCCCGACCACCTCGCTCTCTCCGGCGGCCCCGTGCAGCTCGCCGCGTCCACCGGCTTCGCCTGGGCCAAGAAGCCCAGAGTGCCGGACGCGGCGACGACCAAGAGGAGCGCTCCCAGGGGACCAAGAAGTACCAACACCGACGGAGGCGACGCC comes from Triticum aestivum cultivar Chinese Spring chromosome 5B, IWGSC CS RefSeq v2.1, whole genome shotgun sequence and encodes:
- the LOC123110626 gene encoding protein IMPAIRED IN BABA-INDUCED STERILITY 1, which gives rise to MGCAVSKGASLGSPGYEVSSASGYEVVPGSASASASASIWSRPVRREALDLGGDGEDDEGKGARGNVVGGTARLGNLHRYIECEQVAAGWPAWLSAVAAEAVQGWVPLKAENFEKLEKIGQGTYSSVFRARSLETGRLVALKKVRFDSVEPESVRFMAREIIVLRRLQGHPNVIGLHGLITSRSSACIYLVFEYMEHDLAGLASSPDLSFSEPQIKCYMRQLLAGLEHCHARGVMHRDIKCANLLVSSDGVLKVADFGLANVFSNSPTQQQLTSRVVTLWYRPPELLLGATAYDPSVDLWSAGCVFAELHARRPVLQGRTEVEQIHKIFKLCGSPPDAYWNRAGMSSNASVFRPQAPYESRLAETFGSAMPDAAFRLLGALLSVEPAERGTASTALASDYFSTEPYACEPSSLPKCAPNKEMDAKFREESRRRNNAPPTAKRLSRAHKSMQDTSQRHHSHVHAEESLPLEVDGGLRPEPATVSERHDNDAPQPEPPCTRQTPCSCQEEEDAPAPTRLPDHLALSGGPVQLAASTGFAWAKKPRVPDAATTKRSAPRGPRSTNTDGGDAASARTTASATTGPYEAEKQEMIKQWAQVAEAFTSSEAYNSRSTREPLDAKQLKTSKKHKGKMKRVDYSGPLLSEPRRVDELLQSHEQRIRRAGRRRSWFHKGNKREQQH